The segment CGCGGCGGAGGCGCGCGAGTTCCTCGCCGACGCCGCCCACGCCGTCGAGACGGCCGGGCGGGTGCTCGAGCGGGTGGTGGCCGGCGAGGCCGCGGCCCGGCGCGACCGCGAGGCCGTCCAGTCCCGGTCCCGGTCGGCGGCGGCGGCGGTGCAGGCCCTCGGTGGGGAGCACGCCCGCCTGGTCGAGGCCTCCCACGCGGAGGAGCTCGCCCGCACCGAGCAGCGGATGCGCCTGGAGCAGCTCGTCGAGACCGCCCGCGACGAGCACGGGCTGGAGCCCGACGCCCTGGTCCAGCAGTACGGCCCCGAGGTCCCGGTGCCCGTCGAGCGCGAGGGCGGCGACGGGTCGGTGGAGACCGACCACGAGCCGTACGACCGGTCGCGCCAGCAGCGCCGGCTCCGGGCGGCCGAGCGCGGCCTCGCCGAGCTGGGCACCGTCAACCCGCTGGCGATGGAGGAGTACACGGCGCTGGAGGAGCGGCACCGCTTCCTCCTGCAGCAGCAGCAGGACCTCAGCACGAGCAAGAAGGACCTGCTCGGCATCATCCGCGACGTCGACGCCCGGGTGGAGGAGGTGGTCTCCGCCGCCTACGCCGACACCGCCCGGGAGTTCGAGCAGATCATCCCGCGCCTGTTCCCCGGCGGCGTGGGTCGCCTGGTCCTCACCGAGCCCGACGACATCCTCACCACCGGCATCGAGGTCGAGGCGCGGCCCGCCGGCAAGACGGTCAAGCGGATGAGCCTGCTGTCCGGCGGCGAGCGCACCCTGGTCGCGCTGGCGTTCCTCGTCGCGCTGTTCAAGGCCCGGCCGAGCCCGTTCTACGTGCTCGACGAGATCGAGGCGGCCCTCGACGACGCCAACCTCGGTCGCCTGCTCGTGCTCATGGAGGAGCTGCGGGCCTCCAGCCAGCTCATCGTCGTCACGCACCAGAAGCGGACGATGGAGGCCGCCGACGCGCTGTACGGGGTCACCATGCGCGGCGACGGCGTCACGGCCGTGGTGAGCCAGCGGCTGCGCGAGGTCGTCTGAGCCTGCCGCCCGCCGACGGGGCCCATCCCGGCGCGGCTGCGAGGATGGCCGCATGATCGATGCCCTGGCCGCACCCGCCCCCGCCGACCTGGACGCCGTCCTCGCGCTGTCGTCCCTGGCCCCCGACGAGGTCACCGGCGTCGTCGTCGCCGCCGTGCTCGGTGTCTCCGCGCTCGTCGGCGCCGGCGTCGGCCTGGTCCGTCGGGCCCGGCACACCCGCGGCAGCGCCGGGCCCTGGCAGCCGCAGCCCGGC is part of the Aquipuribacter hungaricus genome and harbors:
- a CDS encoding AAA family ATPase — translated: AAEAREFLADAAHAVETAGRVLERVVAGEAAARRDREAVQSRSRSAAAAVQALGGEHARLVEASHAEELARTEQRMRLEQLVETARDEHGLEPDALVQQYGPEVPVPVEREGGDGSVETDHEPYDRSRQQRRLRAAERGLAELGTVNPLAMEEYTALEERHRFLLQQQQDLSTSKKDLLGIIRDVDARVEEVVSAAYADTAREFEQIIPRLFPGGVGRLVLTEPDDILTTGIEVEARPAGKTVKRMSLLSGGERTLVALAFLVALFKARPSPFYVLDEIEAALDDANLGRLLVLMEELRASSQLIVVTHQKRTMEAADALYGVTMRGDGVTAVVSQRLREVV